The stretch of DNA CGATGATATCGGCAACATCGTCCGAAGGCATGTGTTCAAGGATGTGAACAATGCTGTCCAGCTCAATACCGTCGATCAGACACATGAAGGCATCCTCGTCCATCTCACTGAACAGCATGCCCTTTTTCTCCGTATCTTCAATCATATGAAAGAGCGTGCGCTGGTTCGGAACCGATAAGGACCGAAACACTACCGTCAGATCTGCCGCATGGGTTTTATTCACCATCTTTTTAAGATGGGAGGTCGCACCTCGCCGCAGCAATCTCCGGATGCTTTCCAGCAATATTTTATTTCGATCGCTCAACATCTGCTATAACAACATAACGGGATATCCATACGGAAAAAAACGGGAACAGCGCTCAAACTTCCTGCGATGCCCTCAGTTTATAATTTTTATATGAGACTGCTGATGAAGTTTTTCCAGCCACGCGTTGAATGTTTCATCCACCTTTTCCTTATAAATTTTGTCCTGAATCTCTGTCGAGGCTTCTTCGAAGGTTTTATCGGGTGTCTTGACAATTTCTTCTATGAAAAAGATCTGATACCCTTGATCCGTATCGACAACAGGTGAAATTTCTCCAGCCTGCATTCCTTTAAAAATGTCCTGAAGCCGTGGCGAAAAGTCTTCAAAATCAAAAAAACCAAGATCCCCTCCGTCAGAGCCCATCGCCGATTCGGAATAAATTTTGGCCATCAATTCAAACGGTTGGTTTTTATTCAGTTTATCCAGAACCTCTTCAATTTTATTACGAATCTCTTTTTTCGCAGCTTCACTGGCTTCCGGGTCGACTTTCAGCAGGATATTTCTGAGATGATACCGCTGGTCCCCGGTGAATTCATCCGGATGAGACACATAATACGCTTTGACATCCTCTTTGGTAACCACAATCTTCGATTTAACTTCACGGTTCACCAATTTTGTACGAAGAATCTGCTCTTTGACACCATTTCTGTACGCTTCGAAGCTCATTCCCTCAGCTTTTAATTTTTGTCTCAGATTCTCGTCGGTAAAAAAATTAGTTTTCTTAATCTGCTCGATCGTTTCATTGATTTCATTTTCGGTTACCGTAAGTTTTAACCGGTTGATCTGTTGTTCAGTCAATTTTTTATCGATGAGGCCGGCAAGCATTTCCTGACGAATCTTAAATAAAATTTCTTTCTGGTTACCGGAATATCCGGTGGCCATGGCTCTTGCCACATACGGATTCATCATCTCATTGAGTTCGGAAAGGGTAATAATGTCGTCATTGACTTCCGCTACAATCCGGTCCACTATCTCAGCGCCTTGGACACGAGAAAGCGATACGCTACCAGACAGGCAAATTGCCAAGAACACGAAAAAAATGATCTTGAAATGATTGAAACTAAGGTTGGATTGCATTTGCATAGTATATTTTCCGTTTCCTTATCGCAATGTTGTCTATTCTGTGCCTCGACAGGCACTAATCATCAATCGGCTGATCAACCGCGCAGCGGCCGGGAAGAAAGGGGCTGGCATTCGTTGTTGATTGCAGCGGTAAAAATATCATGAATTGACAAGCTTTTCCCAGAGCGCTTTGTTTACCTCAATTCCATATTTTATTCGAAGCTTATTCAGCCACCGTGTATACCTTTTCTCGGCTTCCTCCCGACGCAGACGCAACGCAATCTTCGCCCGGATTTCTTCCGATTCGTCAGACGCAGCGTCCGGTTCAAGCCCCTGACTTTCGCAGTACTGCAGATAATCAGCAGATATGGCTTCAGATGATATTTGAATTTTATCTTCCAAATCTGTTTTGATCACCTTGTCAATCAATATCCGTCGCCGGAGTCTCTGGCTCCACGCCTTATATGAAACGGCACTGGTCAGCAGCATGTCTTCAAACTCATCATCCGGATAATCCTTCTTTATCTCGTCCGCAGCCTGCCGGACCTGTGCCTCTCTGATATCAATACCGAGTTCACTGGCCCGCTCTCTGATGACGGCCTCTTCACTCAGCTGGTTCAAAACCCGATGCCTGATGTCAATTACATATTGTCTCTGGTGAACCACATCGGCCGGGTATGAACTGAGCGAGGCCTCAAAAGCCTTTTTAAAATCCTCAGCCGTCACAACGGTGCTGCCAACCCGAATCAAACAGAACGATTTCTGATCTGAATCCATGCTGAAACAGCCTGAGGCAACAACGCAGGTAAATAAAAAAAACAGGGCCGATACCGCCGCACGTATCCTCATCCGCTTAACCGGATTTGCATTGAAGCGGCTGAAACGGCCCAGGCCCCTGGCATTCATGGCGCATCTTTGACTGAACCGCTCGTTTTGCAATGCCAGACCATCCGTACATTATTCATAGCCATTTGCATGAGCCCCTCAGTCCGAACAGGTTAAGTTAATATTTCAAGCATGATATCTTGTAGAAAACATAGATTGAAGCTAACGAGTTAAAGTCTTCAGGCGTTAACACGTTGCATGATTTCTTTCAAGATGTTTTTGACCTCCGCCAGTTGCCCCAACGGCGTTCGTTTAAACAGCCGGGCTTTCAATACATAATCAGGGGTAAATTCATAC from Desulfobacterales bacterium encodes:
- a CDS encoding SurA N-terminal domain-containing protein — its product is MQSNLSFNHFKIIFFVFLAICLSGSVSLSRVQGAEIVDRIVAEVNDDIITLSELNEMMNPYVARAMATGYSGNQKEILFKIRQEMLAGLIDKKLTEQQINRLKLTVTENEINETIEQIKKTNFFTDENLRQKLKAEGMSFEAYRNGVKEQILRTKLVNREVKSKIVVTKEDVKAYYVSHPDEFTGDQRYHLRNILLKVDPEASEAAKKEIRNKIEEVLDKLNKNQPFELMAKIYSESAMGSDGGDLGFFDFEDFSPRLQDIFKGMQAGEISPVVDTDQGYQIFFIEEIVKTPDKTFEEASTEIQDKIYKEKVDETFNAWLEKLHQQSHIKIIN
- a CDS encoding SurA N-terminal domain-containing protein, translating into MNARGLGRFSRFNANPVKRMRIRAAVSALFFLFTCVVASGCFSMDSDQKSFCLIRVGSTVVTAEDFKKAFEASLSSYPADVVHQRQYVIDIRHRVLNQLSEEAVIRERASELGIDIREAQVRQAADEIKKDYPDDEFEDMLLTSAVSYKAWSQRLRRRILIDKVIKTDLEDKIQISSEAISADYLQYCESQGLEPDAASDESEEIRAKIALRLRREEAEKRYTRWLNKLRIKYGIEVNKALWEKLVNS